A part of Myxococcus landrumus genomic DNA contains:
- the drmA gene encoding DISARM system helicase DrmA → MNVPDTGAVRSHLIDALEADLVGPFRKPSGSPVSDAPEVLRTPPSRWYLTGFLVPLDQGVIEDDPDDEEDDLAAGNDEDHEESSRPDPTAKKVRRLPASMGMSVFVPAGTTQLTAHVCWADYQRIEAEGRKHWSRSFHQRTVTLSLNDAALREGLVLQDSRGLCLEGHVEKTHEGELAVAIFLVNARPPTSTSADRDEAYTFQTHLALVCEQGFVSRQDSSDISSEDDDDRVNDLQFRDRQRWAVGHGISVRVPSTSVPVTRVETDWLPRVEVLPVEARQIDEVTVGMEQLSAFTTPSEAVAALLPLVRTYREWVATQATLAVGSERREETRDELIRRARRAADRIEEGIQLLAREPLAFDSFRWMNSVMAQAERKVRQEEAPRWRLFQLAFILLNLPSVEHEGHADRELVELIFFPTGGGKTQAYLGLIAFTLLLRRLRGQAHLHGGLGVAVLLRYTLRLLTLDQLGRAATLICALEILRQQEPKRLGAVRFSIGLWVGRSATANTLEQASTQITEYKNDNSARAQSPFPLATCPWCATPFERECFILRPSKSKPEEVLVGCANIACAFNLGRNPEGLPVLFVDEQIYRELPCFLVATVDKFAMLPWRGETGLLFGRVLGRTGKRFVGPCNDAADVKAALVTLPKGLPPPELIVQDELHLISGPLGSMVGLYEGAVLTLAPRAKLVASTATVRRSRQQVSRLYGRDVALFPPPGVDASETFFASVGKKGARQYLGVAAPGRPMKAILLRVYVSLLAAAARGEQLHGAVSADPYLTLVGYFNSLRELGGMRRLVEDEVRRLVMDRVRRRPEDFSKDAEHPWYRGRTIRGEPIELTSREKTADIKASKNRLELTHGQPQSIDVVLASNMISVGVDIDRLGLMVVAGQPKTTSEYIQASSRVGRKLNKPGLVVTCLNAAKPRDRSHYERFGTYHESFYRFVEATSVTPFSAPALDRGLAGVVVALGRLLDTAMTAPLEWKSLQSHRDALEQALETLAKRAGRGLPKEESERASRIVMQRARSLLDSWLNIIEQAKKDAAQRAYSPYDPAGKGLKPLLRGFLDSTVNLTQDELKFDAPTSMRDVESSVHLWISRQPLGGYRAPKAATEEVPRDEP, encoded by the coding sequence ATGAATGTCCCCGACACGGGAGCGGTGCGCTCCCACCTCATCGATGCGCTCGAAGCGGACCTCGTGGGTCCGTTCCGCAAGCCCTCAGGCTCTCCTGTCTCGGATGCCCCGGAAGTGCTCCGCACGCCACCGTCCCGCTGGTACCTGACGGGCTTCCTCGTTCCTCTCGACCAGGGCGTCATCGAGGACGACCCCGACGACGAGGAGGACGACCTCGCCGCGGGCAATGACGAGGACCACGAGGAATCCTCCCGCCCCGACCCCACCGCCAAGAAGGTGCGCCGCCTGCCCGCCTCCATGGGCATGTCCGTCTTCGTCCCCGCGGGCACAACCCAGCTCACTGCTCATGTCTGCTGGGCGGATTACCAGCGCATCGAAGCAGAGGGGCGCAAGCACTGGAGCCGCTCCTTCCACCAACGCACCGTCACCCTGTCCCTGAACGACGCGGCGCTGCGGGAAGGATTGGTCCTCCAGGACAGTCGGGGCCTGTGCCTGGAAGGCCACGTGGAGAAGACGCACGAAGGCGAGCTCGCGGTCGCCATCTTCCTCGTCAACGCGCGCCCGCCTACCAGCACCTCCGCCGACCGGGACGAGGCCTATACCTTCCAGACCCACCTCGCACTGGTCTGCGAGCAAGGCTTCGTCAGCCGACAGGACTCCAGCGACATCAGCAGCGAAGACGACGACGACCGCGTCAACGACCTCCAGTTCCGCGACCGCCAGCGGTGGGCCGTGGGTCACGGCATTTCCGTGCGCGTTCCATCCACCTCCGTCCCCGTCACCCGCGTGGAAACGGACTGGCTGCCACGCGTCGAGGTGCTCCCTGTCGAAGCGCGGCAGATTGACGAAGTCACGGTGGGCATGGAGCAGCTCTCCGCGTTCACGACCCCCTCGGAGGCCGTCGCGGCCCTGCTCCCCCTGGTCCGGACCTACCGTGAATGGGTGGCCACCCAGGCCACGCTCGCTGTCGGCAGCGAACGCCGCGAGGAGACTCGGGATGAGCTCATCCGCCGGGCTCGACGTGCGGCCGACCGCATCGAGGAGGGCATCCAACTCCTGGCTCGGGAGCCTCTCGCCTTCGACTCCTTCCGCTGGATGAACAGCGTCATGGCCCAAGCCGAACGCAAGGTTCGGCAAGAAGAAGCGCCTCGATGGCGTCTCTTCCAGCTCGCCTTCATCCTGCTCAATCTCCCCTCCGTCGAGCACGAAGGCCACGCGGACCGAGAGCTCGTCGAGCTCATCTTCTTCCCCACCGGCGGCGGAAAGACGCAGGCCTATCTGGGACTCATTGCCTTCACCTTGCTCCTGCGCCGCCTCCGAGGGCAGGCCCATCTTCACGGCGGCCTGGGCGTGGCCGTGCTGCTGCGCTACACACTGCGGCTGCTCACCCTCGACCAGCTCGGCCGCGCCGCGACACTCATCTGCGCGCTCGAAATCCTCCGCCAGCAAGAGCCGAAACGTCTCGGCGCCGTGCGCTTCTCCATCGGACTGTGGGTCGGCCGCTCCGCGACCGCCAACACGCTGGAGCAGGCCTCCACGCAAATCACCGAGTACAAGAACGACAACAGCGCCCGCGCGCAATCTCCGTTCCCCCTCGCCACCTGCCCCTGGTGCGCCACTCCGTTCGAACGGGAGTGCTTCATCCTCCGGCCGTCCAAATCCAAACCCGAGGAGGTGCTCGTCGGCTGCGCCAACATCGCGTGCGCCTTCAACCTGGGCCGCAACCCGGAAGGGCTCCCCGTCCTCTTCGTCGATGAGCAGATCTACCGGGAGCTGCCGTGCTTCCTCGTCGCCACCGTGGACAAGTTCGCCATGCTGCCGTGGCGCGGAGAGACGGGGCTGCTCTTCGGCCGCGTCCTGGGGCGCACCGGGAAGCGCTTCGTCGGCCCGTGCAACGATGCCGCGGACGTGAAGGCGGCGCTCGTGACGCTCCCGAAGGGGCTGCCTCCTCCGGAGCTCATCGTGCAGGACGAGCTGCACCTCATCTCCGGACCGCTCGGCTCCATGGTGGGCCTCTACGAAGGGGCCGTCCTGACGCTCGCGCCCCGGGCGAAGCTCGTGGCCTCCACCGCCACCGTCCGCCGCTCCCGGCAACAGGTGAGTCGCCTCTATGGACGGGACGTCGCGCTCTTCCCTCCGCCAGGCGTGGACGCCTCCGAGACGTTCTTCGCCTCCGTGGGCAAGAAGGGCGCACGCCAATACCTGGGCGTCGCGGCACCCGGCAGGCCCATGAAGGCCATCCTGCTGCGCGTCTACGTCAGCCTTCTCGCCGCCGCCGCGCGCGGCGAACAACTTCACGGCGCCGTGAGCGCGGACCCGTACCTGACGCTCGTCGGCTACTTCAACAGCCTGCGCGAACTGGGCGGCATGCGCCGGCTGGTCGAGGACGAAGTGCGCCGACTGGTGATGGACCGCGTCCGCCGTCGTCCAGAGGACTTCAGCAAGGATGCCGAGCACCCCTGGTACCGGGGCAGGACCATCCGTGGCGAGCCCATCGAGCTGACCAGCCGGGAGAAGACCGCCGACATCAAGGCGTCGAAGAACCGCCTGGAGCTGACGCACGGTCAGCCCCAGAGCATCGACGTCGTGCTCGCCAGCAACATGATCTCCGTCGGCGTGGACATCGACCGGTTGGGACTCATGGTCGTGGCCGGACAACCCAAGACGACCAGCGAGTACATCCAGGCGTCCAGCCGCGTGGGACGCAAGCTGAACAAGCCCGGCCTCGTGGTGACGTGCCTCAACGCGGCCAAGCCCCGAGACCGCAGCCATTACGAGCGCTTCGGGACGTATCACGAGTCGTTCTATCGCTTCGTCGAAGCCACCTCGGTGACACCTTTCTCGGCACCGGCGCTCGACCGGGGACTCGCGGGCGTGGTGGTCGCGCTGGGCCGACTGCTGGACACCGCCATGACCGCGCCCCTGGAGTGGAAGTCCCTGCAGTCGCACCGGGACGCGCTGGAGCAGGCGCTCGAAACCCTGGCGAAGCGCGCGGGCCGAGGGCTGCCCAAGGAGGAGTCGGAGCGCGCCAGCCGCATCGTGATGCAGCGCGCGCGAAGCCTGCTCGACTCGTGGCTCAACATCATCGAGCAGGCGAAGAAGGACGCCGCCCAGCGCGCGTACTCGCCCTACGACCCGGCGGGGAAGGGGCTCAAGCCCCTGCTGCGCGGCTTCCTGGACTCCACCGTCAACCTCACCCAGGACGAGCTCAAGTTCGACGCGCCCACGTCCATGCGGGATGTGGAGTCCTCGGTGCACCTGTGGATTTCACGGCAACCCCTGGGCGGCTACCGCGCCCCGAAGGCAGCGACGGAGGAGGTGCCACGTGACGAACCGTAG
- a CDS encoding DNA methyltransferase, whose amino-acid sequence MNGQNLGGDVERRYHQTWMGMAQPIEGLVVSIPVLEDAQCMQRLPVSAQSRFVLLAGRESPRVTDVPRFLREVLGYTEDDFTTSFPEDLQLDIAEGQQTLKPTRGLLRRGPPPAKSEGLPDDSTPISRAAEGFALLTWELPAGLDLDKKEDTTGTWFYEPTAKFDRLLRAARVPIGLLFNGDSVRLVYAPHGETSGHITFRFKDLVTAGGRALFDAMVMLLHARRLFGVLPEHQLPALLEQSRRRQADVTDELADQVLEALGILLTGFETAAERDGSRAMDEALSLGEEHVYGGLLSTLLRLVFILYAEDRGLLPVDQEPYRDDLSVKALHAQLVEDSSQYPDSMNRRFGAWPRLLALFRCIYLGASHDKLRMPARRGQLFDPDAFPFLGGAGSAEAGTGARVPPIDDETVLQVLERLVFLKGQRLSFKSLDVEQIGSVYEGLMGFHVKRLSGAGICLKPSRVWVCADEVLAQPAKRRAAWLEGEAGLDAKAVKALSKSLEQVSTQQMVLTALEPYRVKGTETRRAAQLVLQPGDERRRTSSHYTPRSLSAPIVRRALEPLLKTMGPKPCSERLLNLKICDPAMGSGAFLVESCRFLADQVVAAWTREGVLKRDKHEDEVMRARRLVAQRCLYGVDKNPWAVKLAKLSLWLVTLAKTEPFTFLDHALKCGDSLVGLDLDQLRAFHWDPSSKTQSELPWAFISRALNSSLEKREKILQLALDLEGPERKPLQLDLEPGWVKEGLLRDADAALEDIKRIANACVGAFFTQGSDKAREKERVRRLDLIGVWLSKAKNGVPPPIPADIAAFSAPSWTFHWPLEFPEVFHGSRPDPLDNEQPNKAAWVDGFVGNPPFAGKNAIIETGGENYLPWLQAVHKGAHGNADLSAHFFRRAFHLLGEHGSFGFIATNTIAQGDTRATGLKYLVDHGGHLYDAVRSMRWPVAGANVSVSVVHLAKGHVSLLLEPRLERLPMKHLNSRLRGKPERADPVALTANAGRSFQGCIVLGMGFVMSPEQRTTLVSKSSKNAACIFLYMGGEELNSDPSPELERHVINFGQMELQEAERWPDLIRIVRELVKPERDKVKDRGAKQFWWQFIRPRLELYQALRPLSRCLTTSRHSKHLLFSWQQSSTIFSEGVVVIPVEQDHWLTVLQSRVHEVWARLLSSSLEDRLRYVPSDCFETFPFPAFENASALDLIGERLHFERSQYMQAHSIGLTTTYNRLKDKSVTDTATQRLRDLHIAVDQSVLDAYGWKDIYVPPYCGATPKQLEVFEDEVLDRLFDLNAQRAHEEAHPTARRPSKSRAQTA is encoded by the coding sequence ATGAACGGCCAGAACCTTGGCGGGGACGTCGAGCGTCGCTATCACCAGACGTGGATGGGGATGGCGCAGCCCATCGAAGGACTGGTGGTCTCCATCCCCGTCCTCGAGGACGCGCAGTGCATGCAGCGCCTGCCAGTGTCCGCGCAGTCGCGGTTCGTCCTGCTGGCGGGCCGGGAGTCACCTCGTGTGACGGATGTCCCGCGCTTCCTCCGGGAGGTGCTGGGCTACACCGAGGATGATTTCACCACGAGCTTTCCGGAGGACCTCCAGCTGGATATCGCGGAGGGGCAACAGACGCTCAAGCCCACGCGGGGGCTGTTGCGACGAGGACCTCCTCCCGCGAAGTCCGAAGGGTTGCCGGATGACTCCACGCCCATCAGCCGCGCCGCGGAAGGCTTCGCGCTCCTGACCTGGGAGCTGCCGGCCGGGTTGGACCTGGACAAGAAAGAAGACACCACGGGCACGTGGTTCTACGAGCCCACCGCCAAGTTCGACCGCCTGCTGCGCGCGGCCCGTGTCCCCATCGGTCTGCTGTTCAATGGGGACTCCGTGCGCCTGGTCTATGCGCCCCACGGAGAGACGTCAGGGCACATCACCTTCCGGTTCAAGGACCTCGTCACCGCGGGCGGTCGTGCGCTGTTCGACGCGATGGTGATGCTCCTGCATGCGCGCCGCTTGTTCGGTGTGCTGCCCGAGCATCAGCTCCCCGCGCTCCTGGAGCAGTCGCGCCGCCGGCAAGCGGATGTCACCGACGAACTGGCCGACCAGGTACTGGAAGCGCTCGGCATCCTTCTCACGGGTTTCGAGACGGCCGCTGAACGGGATGGTTCCCGGGCCATGGACGAGGCGCTCTCGCTAGGTGAGGAGCATGTCTACGGCGGGCTTCTCTCTACGCTCTTGCGGCTCGTCTTCATCCTCTACGCGGAGGACCGGGGCCTTCTTCCCGTGGACCAGGAGCCCTATCGCGATGACCTGTCGGTGAAGGCACTTCACGCGCAACTCGTCGAAGACTCCAGCCAATACCCCGATTCGATGAATCGACGCTTCGGTGCGTGGCCGCGATTGCTGGCGCTCTTCCGGTGCATCTACCTGGGGGCCTCGCACGACAAGCTGCGAATGCCGGCACGGCGTGGACAGCTCTTCGACCCTGATGCGTTCCCCTTCCTGGGAGGCGCGGGCTCCGCCGAGGCGGGCACGGGGGCCCGGGTGCCTCCCATCGATGACGAGACGGTGCTCCAGGTCCTGGAGCGGCTCGTCTTCCTCAAGGGCCAGCGACTGAGCTTCAAGTCGCTCGACGTGGAGCAGATCGGCTCCGTGTACGAGGGACTGATGGGCTTCCACGTGAAGCGCCTGAGCGGTGCTGGAATCTGCCTCAAGCCTTCGAGGGTATGGGTCTGCGCGGACGAGGTTCTGGCCCAGCCAGCGAAGCGGCGTGCGGCCTGGCTGGAAGGGGAGGCGGGTCTTGACGCGAAGGCAGTGAAAGCCCTGTCGAAGTCGCTGGAGCAGGTCTCCACGCAGCAGATGGTCCTGACCGCGCTGGAGCCGTACCGCGTGAAAGGGACCGAGACACGACGGGCCGCCCAGTTGGTGCTCCAGCCTGGCGACGAGCGGCGACGGACCAGTAGCCACTACACGCCTCGAAGTCTGTCCGCGCCCATTGTCCGCCGGGCTCTTGAGCCTTTGCTCAAGACGATGGGGCCGAAGCCGTGTTCAGAAAGGCTCCTCAACCTGAAGATCTGCGACCCGGCCATGGGGTCGGGTGCGTTCCTGGTGGAGTCCTGTCGCTTTCTCGCGGACCAGGTTGTCGCCGCCTGGACACGTGAGGGCGTGCTGAAGCGCGACAAGCACGAGGACGAGGTGATGCGGGCACGCCGGCTGGTGGCCCAGCGATGCCTGTACGGCGTGGACAAGAATCCATGGGCCGTGAAGCTCGCGAAGCTGTCGCTGTGGCTCGTGACATTGGCGAAGACGGAGCCCTTCACCTTCCTGGACCATGCGCTCAAGTGTGGGGATTCACTGGTCGGGCTCGACCTGGATCAGCTTCGAGCGTTCCACTGGGACCCGAGCAGCAAGACGCAGTCGGAACTGCCCTGGGCGTTCATCTCGCGGGCGCTGAACAGTTCGCTGGAGAAGCGCGAGAAGATCCTCCAACTCGCGCTCGACCTGGAAGGACCGGAGCGCAAGCCGCTGCAGTTGGACCTGGAGCCGGGCTGGGTGAAGGAGGGGCTCCTCCGCGACGCGGACGCGGCGTTGGAGGACATCAAGCGGATCGCCAACGCGTGCGTCGGGGCGTTCTTCACCCAGGGCTCGGACAAGGCACGGGAGAAGGAGCGCGTCCGCCGGTTGGACCTGATTGGGGTGTGGCTGTCCAAGGCGAAGAATGGGGTTCCGCCTCCCATTCCGGCTGACATCGCTGCGTTCTCCGCGCCGTCATGGACGTTCCACTGGCCGCTGGAGTTTCCGGAGGTTTTTCACGGGAGCCGGCCGGATCCGCTCGACAACGAGCAGCCCAACAAGGCTGCATGGGTCGATGGGTTCGTGGGGAACCCGCCGTTCGCTGGAAAGAACGCCATCATCGAGACGGGCGGAGAGAACTACCTCCCTTGGCTCCAGGCGGTTCATAAAGGGGCGCACGGCAACGCGGATCTCTCCGCGCACTTCTTCCGCCGTGCGTTCCATCTGCTGGGTGAACACGGCAGCTTCGGATTCATCGCTACCAACACCATCGCGCAGGGGGACACGAGGGCTACGGGACTGAAGTACCTGGTGGACCATGGTGGTCACCTCTACGACGCCGTGCGCTCCATGAGGTGGCCGGTGGCTGGCGCCAACGTCTCGGTGTCCGTGGTGCATCTGGCGAAGGGCCACGTCTCCCTGCTGTTGGAGCCTCGCCTCGAGCGGCTACCCATGAAACACCTCAACTCTCGGCTGAGAGGAAAACCCGAGCGAGCAGACCCCGTGGCACTCACCGCCAATGCGGGGAGGAGCTTCCAGGGATGCATCGTCCTTGGAATGGGGTTTGTAATGAGCCCCGAGCAGCGCACGACTCTAGTCTCGAAATCATCAAAGAACGCGGCGTGCATTTTTCTCTACATGGGTGGTGAGGAACTCAACTCCGACCCGAGCCCTGAACTTGAAAGGCACGTCATCAATTTTGGGCAGATGGAACTACAGGAGGCGGAGCGCTGGCCCGATCTCATTCGCATCGTTCGGGAGTTGGTTAAACCTGAGCGAGACAAGGTCAAGGACAGAGGAGCTAAGCAGTTCTGGTGGCAATTCATCCGACCGCGTCTCGAGCTCTATCAAGCGCTCCGCCCGCTCAGCCGTTGCCTCACGACCTCTCGACACTCGAAGCACCTGCTGTTTTCCTGGCAGCAGTCCTCTACGATCTTCAGTGAGGGCGTCGTTGTCATTCCAGTGGAACAAGACCACTGGCTTACGGTGTTGCAATCACGGGTGCATGAAGTCTGGGCCCGGCTTCTGTCGTCATCTCTCGAGGACCGTCTTCGTTATGTTCCTAGTGATTGCTTCGAGACCTTCCCTTTTCCTGCCTTCGAGAATGCATCAGCACTCGACCTCATCGGCGAACGGCTCCACTTCGAGCGCAGCCAGTACATGCAGGCCCACAGCATCGGCCTGACGACGACATACAACCGGCTCAAGGACAAGTCCGTCACCGACACAGCGACGCAGCGCCTGCGGGACCTGCACATTGCCGTGGACCAGTCCGTCCTGGACGCCTACGGCTGGAAGGACATCTACGTCCCTCCATACTGCGGCGCCACTCCGAAGCAGCTCGAAGTCTTCGAGGACGAAGTTCTCGACCGCCTCTTCGACCTGAACGCCCAACGTGCCCACGAGGAAGCGCACCCCACCGCCCGCCGTCCCTCGAAGTCCCGCGCCCAGACCGCCTGA
- the drmC gene encoding DISARM system phospholipase D-like protein DrmC yields MDLSGVATLDLERLKAGVGTRRLGFPLSRLALQGEGLERLTGEVAALNALGREGTLVLLDAVLVERRAGARRPELVWTGPEARWSGARDTAVVLADLFHKATSTVLVAGFTFDHAADVLGPLHQALHRGVSCRLYASAPLAATFLREHWPFGPPFPECHGFSPQRGVFASLHAKCVVVDARWVFVTSANFTNRGQTRNIEVGVLLEDTHLAAVLESQFSTGEWFSRVA; encoded by the coding sequence GTGGACCTGAGCGGCGTGGCGACGTTGGACCTGGAGCGGCTGAAGGCCGGGGTGGGCACGCGGCGGCTCGGATTTCCGTTGTCCCGACTGGCGCTCCAGGGAGAGGGACTGGAGCGGCTGACGGGGGAGGTCGCGGCGTTGAACGCGCTGGGACGGGAGGGGACGCTGGTGTTGCTGGACGCGGTGCTCGTGGAGCGGCGCGCGGGTGCCCGGCGGCCAGAGCTGGTCTGGACGGGGCCGGAGGCCCGCTGGAGCGGCGCTCGCGACACGGCGGTGGTGCTGGCGGACCTGTTCCACAAGGCCACGAGCACGGTGCTGGTGGCTGGGTTCACGTTCGACCATGCGGCGGACGTGCTGGGGCCGCTGCATCAGGCCCTCCATCGCGGCGTGAGTTGCAGGCTCTATGCGAGCGCACCGCTGGCCGCGACGTTCCTGCGGGAGCACTGGCCCTTCGGTCCGCCCTTTCCGGAGTGCCACGGCTTCTCACCCCAGAGGGGTGTCTTCGCCAGCCTGCATGCGAAGTGCGTCGTGGTGGACGCACGGTGGGTCTTCGTGACGTCCGCGAACTTCACGAACCGGGGACAGACACGGAACATCGAAGTGGGCGTGCTGTTGGAGGACACGCACCTGGCCGCGGTGCTGGAGTCCCAGTTCTCCACGGGGGAGTGGTTCTCACGGGTCGCCTGA
- the drmB gene encoding DUF1998 domain-containing protein: MTNRRKWTKARSTRPPDGRVRQSQVVSTFGPGSMLDLLNDAVLVGGLDFWRLKDQGEVVNEPRLLEIVEPLYHRNKWPLSKEAPFRKPPAGDEREPTESCGIQVYEFPRWFVCQNPHCRTLVRANSLERVNQEYRHRCAGVDAKPERCVPVRFVAACPRGHLSDIDWTWWMHERKPCDAPQLKFEEGVSGDFSDIEVVCSTCGKRRRLIDMTHKEQQAPCDGERPWLGLEARERCDEKQRLLVRTASNGYFAQTTSAITIPEPESLRRKVQSAWSILQSATAETLPAFRTIAQVQAALGSASNAEVLAAIMAEREHTPEVVPEIRTAEWLQFLAQPQEKPGEMPRDRTEVFWARRIARPHGLPSLVERVVLARRLREVQAQVGFTRLEPLSKDLQGRYDLDVALAPMSLHRDWVPVTEMQGEGMLLVLDEQQVHAWEMSEPVLRREEVLRAGYERWKQGSGSKLPFPGVRLYLLHSLAHLVMTEVALECGYPASSIRERLYCAPHSDAVPMAGILLMTGTTGAEGTLGGLVEEGRRLGQHLARALEDARLCSNDPVCAHHEPTGRDDRDLEGAACHGCLFLPECSCERFNQYLDRALVVPTLGHEDVAFLKMPWT; encoded by the coding sequence GTGACGAACCGTAGGAAGTGGACGAAGGCTCGCTCGACGCGGCCGCCGGATGGGCGCGTGCGCCAGAGCCAGGTGGTCTCCACCTTCGGTCCGGGCAGCATGCTGGACCTGTTGAATGACGCGGTCCTCGTGGGGGGCCTGGACTTCTGGCGTCTCAAAGACCAGGGCGAGGTGGTCAACGAGCCACGACTGCTGGAGATCGTCGAGCCGCTCTACCACCGCAACAAGTGGCCGCTCAGCAAGGAGGCCCCCTTCCGCAAGCCTCCCGCTGGGGATGAGCGAGAGCCGACGGAGTCCTGCGGCATCCAGGTGTATGAGTTTCCGCGCTGGTTCGTCTGCCAGAACCCCCACTGCCGCACGCTGGTACGGGCCAACAGCCTGGAGCGCGTGAACCAGGAGTACCGCCACCGCTGCGCGGGGGTGGACGCGAAGCCCGAGCGCTGCGTGCCCGTGCGCTTCGTCGCGGCCTGTCCGCGGGGGCACCTGTCGGACATCGACTGGACCTGGTGGATGCACGAGCGCAAACCTTGCGACGCCCCACAGCTCAAGTTCGAGGAGGGCGTGAGCGGGGACTTCAGTGACATCGAGGTCGTGTGCTCGACGTGCGGCAAACGCAGGCGCCTCATCGACATGACACACAAGGAGCAGCAAGCCCCCTGCGACGGGGAGCGGCCCTGGCTGGGCTTGGAGGCGCGGGAGCGCTGCGACGAGAAGCAGCGGCTGCTGGTCCGCACCGCCAGCAACGGCTACTTCGCGCAGACCACCAGCGCCATCACCATCCCTGAACCGGAGTCGCTCCGGCGCAAGGTGCAGTCCGCGTGGAGCATCCTCCAGTCCGCCACCGCGGAGACCCTGCCGGCCTTCCGGACCATTGCCCAGGTGCAGGCGGCGCTCGGCTCCGCCTCCAACGCGGAGGTGCTCGCGGCCATCATGGCGGAGCGCGAGCACACGCCCGAAGTCGTCCCGGAGATTCGCACCGCGGAGTGGCTCCAGTTCCTCGCGCAGCCCCAGGAGAAGCCTGGCGAGATGCCTCGGGACCGCACCGAGGTCTTCTGGGCCCGGCGCATCGCTCGGCCCCACGGGCTGCCCTCGCTGGTCGAACGCGTGGTGCTGGCGCGGCGGCTGCGGGAGGTCCAGGCCCAGGTCGGCTTCACGCGGCTGGAGCCCCTGTCGAAGGACCTCCAGGGCCGCTACGACCTGGACGTGGCGCTCGCGCCGATGTCGCTTCACCGGGACTGGGTCCCCGTCACGGAGATGCAGGGCGAGGGCATGCTGCTGGTGCTCGACGAGCAGCAGGTGCATGCCTGGGAGATGTCCGAGCCCGTGCTGCGGCGCGAGGAGGTGCTCCGGGCGGGATATGAGCGCTGGAAGCAGGGCTCCGGTTCGAAGCTCCCCTTTCCGGGCGTGCGGCTCTACCTGCTCCATTCGCTGGCGCACCTGGTGATGACGGAGGTGGCGCTGGAGTGTGGCTATCCCGCGAGCTCCATCCGCGAGCGGCTCTACTGTGCGCCGCACAGCGACGCCGTCCCCATGGCGGGCATCCTGTTGATGACCGGCACCACGGGCGCGGAAGGCACGCTGGGCGGCCTGGTGGAGGAGGGCCGGCGATTGGGGCAGCACCTGGCCCGAGCGCTGGAGGACGCGCGCCTCTGCTCCAACGACCCGGTCTGCGCGCATCACGAACCCACGGGCCGTGATGACCGCGACCTGGAGGGCGCCGCGTGCCACGGGTGCCTCTTCCTCCCCGAGTGCTCCTGCGAGCGCTTCAACCAGTACCTGGATCGCGCGCTCGTCGTGCCCACGTTGGGCCACGAGGACGTCGCCTTCCTGAAGATGCCGTGGACCTGA